From the genome of Bacteroides sp. MSB163, one region includes:
- the sprA gene encoding cell surface protein SprA, which produces MKSPRIRHIIWLLLLWLMPSSFVVMGQNVNGKNTQETEAENIQDAIAPRYSVRKTVPGTLKDLSPHPADLQSPMNLRTEAEYDAKTDRYYIRTKLGNTEIGVPMILTPEEYLDWTLKQSMQSYYRQKNGEQIGKGKEAFDFMDMKFNLGPAEKLFGPGGVQIRTQGNAELSFGMTYKNIKNPSLPESQRKTLGFDFDEKININVNGKVGDKVNMNMNYNTDATFDFDTKRLKLKYEGKEDEIIKLIEAGNVSMSTNNSLIRGASALFGIRTDLQFGKLKLQAVISQQESEAKTVTSRGGAQTTTFDFSADNYEGNRHFFLAHYFRDVYDKNLAQLPNILSGITINRIEVWVTNKRNNYDNPRNIVALTDLGEAFHIGNTTAWSGVGNPANPSSNVNAPANSANNLYAKMISSYAAARDISQVSNVMSTIPGSEPGMDYEKIESARLLTSSEYTLNSKLGYISLKQTLQPDEVLAVAFEYTLGGRSYQVGEFSSDIKETGQSLFVKLLKNTANSPDAACWDLMMKNVYSLNAYSVQKEKFQLNITYQSDTTGVYLRYIPEGKIAKTPLLRVMNLDRLNSQNQTGADGFFDFVEGYTVTASDGRIYFPVVEPFGSHLRKAIGNDALADKYVFQELYDSTRTVAQQTAEKNKFRLTGEYRASNANEIRLGAMNIPQGSVRVTAGGMTLVENSDYTVDYTLGVVTILNQSIIDAGTAISVNLESNTLYSMQRKTMMGLNFTYDFSQNFSFGGSIMHLSEKPLTSKVAMGDEPLSNTLWGVNASWKKESQWLTNMLDKLPFVTATAPSSINLGVEFAHLIPGHAKGLQQNASYIDDFESTQSGIDLRQPSYWMLASTPSPLFPEATRSNDINYGKNRALLAWYHIDGLFTRRNSSLTPTHIKNDLNQLSNHYVREVYEQELFPNKETPYQESASMNVLNLAYYPQERGPYNLDTDLNSDGTLQNPENRWGGMMRKLDTSDFEAANIEYVTFWLLDPFIYGEGGSNPAGVQEHNPAGVQERNPAGNSSKGTLYINLGEVSEDILKDGKKFFENGLPIDGDATKTEETVWGRVPRDRSVVYAFDNAAGARRRQDVGLNGLSTEDERTFSTYQKYLTDIQGKVDASTYEKFYNDPAGDNYHYFRGSDYDREERSILERYKYYNNTEGNSTASEDSPERYDISSKTVPDVEDINQDNTLNETEKYFQYRINLTPADLKVGQNYITDKRTASVRLRNGQTEEVTWYQFKVPVRSGEAVGNIKDFKSIRFMRMFLTGFEKPIVLRFATLELVRGEWRTYTDALSNTQQGTSTTSSAALDVSAVNIEENGDRTPVNYVMPPGISRVIDPGQPQLRQQNEQAMSLKLEKLAPGDARAVYKNTGMDMRQYRRLQMFAHAEALPDLSTDPQNGELSVFIRLGSDYRSNYYEYEIPLTLTPHGEYNGSTVAGCLAVWPKDNNLDIDLSVLTNVKKARNRLKNISNSGVSYAKVYSEYDPDKPSNKISVIGNPSLAEVKTMMIGVRNNSRTVKSAEVWVNELRLTEFNEDGGWAAQGNLNLQLSDIGSINLAGHVETAGFGGLEQSVSERRLDDYYQYSFTTTFDLGRFFPKKAKLTAPIYFSYSKEATTPKYNPLDKDMLLDDALDACTTDWERDSLMNIAREITTYRNFSLSNARLGITSKNPMPYDPGNFTFSYSRSLRHNQGSTTAYENETDWRAAMTYNYAPVYRPWEPFKAMESKSPWMRFIKELNLNWLPQSVSFNTDMTRHYYELQLRDLEALTAGNSSAGSGDISIEGIPISVAKEFLWNRDFALRWDLTKNLKLNFTSATHAEIEEPYGVVNKDLYPDEYSAWKDTVRRSLFSLGRPIDFQQTFNATYKLPFDKFPATDWISADLRFTSSYNWDRGVSLSDGVEMGNTVSNQRSIDVNSRFNLEALYNKVPYLKKVNRRFSASYRKPASPKEQKPRRFDKEVQLRADTTVTIQHGMNSRRPRVTALTVDGRRYPVRYKVINANSLRIDTQDTARVKLTVIPGPDPEDGWWYKFGQHAARIAMSVRNFSFTYKNTYAMTLPGFRPEVGDMFGQKKHGGFLAPGMDFAFGFTGDGYIDRALQNEWLICNDSVVSPASSNALEDLQLRISLEPIRDLKIDLTANRTRNRSREIQYMFEGMPDTRSGNFSMSIISIGSAFERPSAGDGYHSGTFERFRRNLDVIRDRVESQFLGAQYPRGSALAGKTFDPANGTISKHSPDVMIPAFLAAYTGRSARNSALDFFPSLFSMMPNWRITYTGLTKIAWFKKNFRSVNLNHAYRSTYSVGSYNTFQNFMSYMGDIGFVEDVQSGNPIPSSRFDISMVSINEQFSPLIGMDATLKNGLTAKVEYKTSRILNLSMSACQLVETASRDFVIGLGYKIVNFNLFSGRNVKDSKNRVSHDLALRADISFRNQSALCRDIQQGFAQATNGNKALKISCSADYTLSRLLTLRLYYDRQQNTPLISSSSYPVVSADFGFSMKFSLTR; this is translated from the coding sequence ATGAAGTCTCCTCGTATACGACATATCATCTGGTTATTGCTGCTATGGCTCATGCCTAGCAGCTTTGTCGTTATGGGGCAGAATGTAAATGGGAAAAATACACAAGAAACGGAAGCGGAAAACATACAAGATGCAATAGCTCCGCGATATTCCGTTCGCAAGACCGTGCCGGGTACACTAAAAGACCTTTCTCCCCACCCTGCCGACTTGCAATCACCTATGAACCTGCGAACCGAGGCAGAATATGATGCAAAAACAGACAGGTACTACATACGCACAAAATTAGGGAATACCGAAATCGGTGTACCGATGATACTAACCCCCGAAGAATATCTGGATTGGACGTTGAAACAATCCATGCAATCTTATTACCGCCAAAAGAACGGAGAACAAATCGGCAAAGGAAAAGAAGCTTTCGACTTTATGGATATGAAGTTCAACCTTGGACCGGCAGAGAAGTTGTTCGGCCCCGGTGGGGTACAAATACGTACACAAGGTAATGCAGAACTCAGCTTCGGCATGACATACAAAAACATAAAGAATCCCTCACTTCCGGAAAGTCAACGCAAAACACTTGGTTTTGACTTTGACGAGAAAATTAATATCAACGTCAATGGTAAGGTAGGTGACAAGGTGAATATGAACATGAACTACAACACTGATGCTACCTTTGATTTTGACACCAAACGGCTGAAACTGAAATATGAGGGAAAAGAAGATGAGATCATCAAACTGATTGAAGCCGGTAATGTGAGCATGTCCACCAATAACTCACTAATACGCGGAGCATCCGCACTGTTCGGCATTCGTACAGACCTGCAATTTGGCAAACTAAAGCTACAGGCTGTTATCAGCCAGCAAGAGAGTGAAGCCAAAACAGTGACCAGCCGCGGCGGTGCACAAACCACTACTTTCGACTTCTCAGCAGACAATTACGAAGGAAACCGACACTTTTTCCTTGCCCATTATTTTCGGGATGTCTATGACAAAAACCTGGCACAGCTTCCGAATATCCTTTCGGGAATCACAATTAACAGGATCGAAGTATGGGTAACCAACAAACGAAATAACTATGATAATCCGCGAAACATCGTAGCACTAACTGATCTTGGAGAAGCCTTTCACATAGGCAACACTACCGCCTGGAGCGGAGTGGGCAACCCGGCCAACCCCAGTTCAAACGTCAACGCTCCCGCCAATAGCGCCAATAACCTCTATGCGAAAATGATTAGCAGTTATGCAGCCGCACGCGATATCAGCCAGGTAAGTAATGTCATGAGTACAATCCCCGGATCCGAACCCGGCATGGATTACGAAAAAATAGAAAGTGCCCGTCTGCTCACTTCCTCAGAATACACACTGAACAGTAAACTGGGTTACATCTCACTGAAGCAAACCCTTCAACCGGACGAAGTACTGGCAGTCGCTTTTGAATACACACTCGGTGGACGAAGTTATCAGGTAGGTGAGTTTTCTTCAGACATCAAGGAGACCGGACAAAGTTTGTTCGTAAAATTACTGAAGAACACGGCAAACTCCCCGGACGCAGCCTGCTGGGATCTGATGATGAAGAACGTCTACAGTCTCAATGCCTACTCCGTGCAGAAAGAGAAATTCCAGTTGAATATCACTTACCAAAGCGATACAACAGGCGTATATCTACGCTATATCCCGGAAGGAAAGATTGCCAAAACACCCCTGTTGCGTGTCATGAACCTCGACCGCCTTAATAGCCAGAACCAAACAGGTGCGGACGGTTTCTTCGACTTTGTCGAAGGCTATACGGTGACAGCATCGGACGGACGTATCTACTTTCCTGTAGTAGAACCTTTCGGCAGCCACCTGCGCAAAGCCATCGGGAATGATGCACTGGCGGACAAATATGTGTTTCAGGAACTGTACGACTCCACCCGCACCGTAGCGCAACAAACAGCTGAAAAGAATAAATTCCGGCTAACAGGTGAATACCGTGCCTCCAATGCCAATGAAATACGGTTAGGAGCTATGAATATTCCACAAGGCTCAGTACGGGTAACGGCAGGAGGCATGACACTGGTAGAAAACTCGGACTATACAGTAGACTACACATTGGGAGTAGTTACCATTCTCAACCAAAGCATCATTGACGCCGGCACAGCCATCAGCGTAAATCTGGAAAGTAATACGCTCTACAGCATGCAACGCAAAACGATGATGGGCCTAAACTTCACCTACGATTTCTCACAGAACTTCTCTTTCGGAGGAAGCATCATGCACCTCAGCGAGAAACCGCTGACGAGCAAAGTGGCAATGGGTGACGAACCTCTCTCCAATACATTGTGGGGAGTGAATGCTTCATGGAAAAAAGAGAGCCAGTGGCTGACAAACATGCTGGACAAACTACCGTTCGTCACCGCAACCGCCCCCAGCAGCATCAATCTCGGTGTGGAATTCGCCCATCTCATTCCGGGACATGCCAAAGGACTGCAACAAAACGCTTCGTACATCGACGATTTCGAAAGCACGCAAAGTGGTATCGACCTTCGCCAGCCCTCATACTGGATGTTGGCAAGCACCCCCTCTCCCCTCTTTCCCGAAGCAACCCGCAGCAATGATATCAATTATGGAAAGAACCGGGCACTGCTGGCATGGTACCATATTGACGGACTTTTCACCCGCCGTAACTCTTCATTGACACCTACACACATCAAAAACGACCTCAACCAGCTCAGCAACCACTATGTACGTGAGGTCTATGAGCAGGAACTGTTTCCGAATAAAGAAACTCCCTATCAGGAATCGGCTTCCATGAACGTGCTGAACCTAGCCTATTATCCACAGGAACGAGGGCCGTATAATCTGGATACAGACCTGAATTCCGACGGTACTCTGCAAAATCCGGAGAATCGCTGGGGAGGCATGATGCGTAAACTGGATACCAGTGATTTTGAAGCGGCAAACATTGAATACGTCACGTTTTGGTTGCTCGACCCCTTCATCTATGGAGAGGGGGGTAGTAATCCTGCGGGGGTGCAGGAGCATAACCCTGCAGGGGTGCAGGAGCGTAACCCTGCGGGGAACTCTTCCAAAGGCACTCTCTACATCAACCTCGGCGAAGTATCCGAAGACATCCTCAAAGATGGCAAGAAGTTCTTTGAAAACGGTCTGCCCATTGATGGAGATGCCACAAAGACCGAAGAAACTGTTTGGGGGCGTGTTCCCCGCGACCGCAGTGTGGTATATGCCTTTGATAATGCAGCCGGTGCACGCCGTAGACAAGATGTCGGACTGAACGGGCTCTCTACTGAAGACGAACGCACCTTCTCCACTTATCAGAAATATCTGACAGACATACAAGGCAAAGTGGATGCCTCCACTTACGAAAAATTCTACAACGATCCGGCAGGCGACAATTATCACTATTTCCGTGGCTCGGACTATGACCGTGAAGAGCGTAGCATTCTGGAGCGTTATAAATACTATAACAATACCGAAGGGAACTCCACCGCCAGTGAAGATTCTCCGGAACGATACGATATATCTTCAAAAACCGTGCCCGATGTAGAGGATATCAATCAGGACAATACACTGAACGAGACTGAGAAGTATTTCCAATATCGCATCAATCTGACACCTGCCGACCTGAAAGTAGGGCAGAATTACATCACGGATAAACGAACCGCCAGTGTCCGCCTGCGCAACGGACAAACGGAAGAAGTGACCTGGTATCAGTTCAAAGTTCCCGTACGCAGTGGTGAGGCTGTGGGAAACATCAAAGACTTCAAATCCATCCGCTTCATGCGCATGTTCCTGACCGGGTTTGAGAAACCCATCGTGCTGCGTTTTGCCACCCTGGAGTTGGTACGCGGCGAATGGCGCACCTATACCGATGCACTGAGCAATACACAGCAAGGCACTTCTACCACCAGTTCTGCTGCACTGGACGTTTCTGCCGTCAATATCGAAGAAAATGGAGACCGTACTCCGGTGAACTATGTAATGCCTCCGGGTATCTCCCGTGTCATCGATCCGGGACAACCGCAACTTCGCCAGCAGAACGAGCAAGCCATGAGCCTGAAGCTGGAAAAATTGGCTCCGGGTGATGCCCGTGCCGTCTACAAGAATACGGGTATGGACATGCGGCAATACCGCCGGCTGCAAATGTTTGCTCATGCCGAAGCTCTGCCCGATCTCTCCACAGATCCGCAGAACGGAGAACTTTCCGTATTCATCCGCCTCGGATCAGATTACCGCAGCAACTATTATGAATACGAAATCCCCCTCACACTCACTCCGCACGGAGAATACAACGGAAGTACCGTTGCCGGTTGCCTTGCCGTCTGGCCCAAAGACAACAATCTGGACATTGACCTCAGTGTGCTTACTAATGTCAAGAAAGCCCGTAATCGCTTGAAGAATATCTCGAACAGTGGTGTCAGCTATGCTAAAGTGTATTCGGAATACGATCCGGATAAACCCTCCAATAAGATAAGCGTGATTGGTAATCCTTCACTGGCAGAGGTCAAGACAATGATGATTGGTGTGAGAAACAACTCACGCACCGTCAAATCGGCAGAGGTCTGGGTGAACGAACTGCGCCTGACCGAATTCAACGAAGACGGCGGCTGGGCCGCACAAGGCAATCTCAACTTACAGCTTTCCGATATCGGCAGTATCAACCTGGCCGGTCACGTGGAAACAGCCGGTTTCGGCGGACTGGAACAGAGCGTCAGCGAGCGCCGGCTGGACGACTATTATCAGTATAGTTTCACCACTACATTCGATCTGGGACGCTTCTTTCCTAAAAAAGCTAAATTGACCGCTCCTATTTACTTCTCTTACTCCAAGGAGGCCACTACGCCAAAGTACAATCCCCTGGATAAAGATATGTTGCTGGATGACGCCCTGGATGCCTGTACCACCGATTGGGAACGAGACTCGCTGATGAATATCGCCCGTGAAATTACAACCTACCGCAATTTCAGCCTCAGCAATGCACGACTGGGTATTACAAGTAAAAACCCCATGCCATACGATCCGGGAAACTTTACTTTCAGCTATTCCCGTTCCCTCCGCCACAACCAGGGTAGCACCACAGCTTACGAAAACGAAACAGACTGGCGCGCTGCGATGACTTATAATTATGCTCCTGTCTATCGTCCGTGGGAACCTTTCAAAGCTATGGAAAGCAAATCTCCGTGGATGCGTTTCATCAAAGAGCTCAACCTGAACTGGCTACCCCAAAGCGTCTCGTTCAATACCGATATGACGCGTCACTATTACGAACTTCAACTCCGCGACCTGGAAGCACTGACCGCCGGAAACAGTTCCGCCGGTAGCGGAGATATCAGTATCGAAGGTATCCCCATCTCCGTCGCTAAAGAATTCCTCTGGAACCGTGACTTCGCCCTGCGCTGGGACCTGACAAAGAACCTGAAACTGAACTTTACCTCCGCTACCCACGCCGAGATTGAAGAACCTTACGGTGTAGTAAATAAAGACCTTTATCCCGATGAATACTCAGCCTGGAAAGATACAGTACGCCGCAGCCTGTTCTCGCTCGGCCGTCCTATTGATTTCCAGCAGACATTCAATGCCACTTATAAGCTCCCATTCGACAAGTTCCCCGCTACCGACTGGATCAGTGCCGACCTTCGTTTCACCTCTTCTTACAACTGGGACCGGGGCGTTTCCCTTTCCGATGGCGTAGAAATGGGCAATACTGTCAGCAATCAGCGCAGCATCGACGTAAACTCGCGTTTCAATCTCGAAGCACTCTATAACAAGGTACCTTATTTAAAGAAAGTAAACCGCCGCTTTTCCGCTTCCTATCGTAAACCCGCCTCACCCAAAGAACAAAAGCCCCGTCGCTTCGACAAGGAAGTACAATTGCGCGCGGACACTACGGTTACCATTCAGCACGGCATGAACTCCCGTCGTCCCAGAGTCACCGCTCTCACAGTGGACGGACGTCGTTATCCCGTACGTTATAAGGTTATAAACGCTAATTCACTACGTATTGATACGCAAGACACGGCACGCGTAAAGCTCACTGTAATCCCCGGTCCTGATCCGGAAGATGGTTGGTGGTATAAATTCGGCCAGCATGCCGCCCGCATTGCCATGAGCGTACGTAATTTCAGCTTTACCTACAAAAATACGTATGCCATGACCCTTCCCGGTTTCCGTCCTGAAGTCGGTGACATGTTCGGCCAGAAGAAACACGGAGGCTTCCTTGCTCCGGGAATGGACTTTGCATTCGGTTTCACCGGAGACGGCTATATCGACCGTGCCTTGCAAAACGAATGGCTCATCTGCAACGACTCCGTTGTCAGCCCCGCCAGCAGCAATGCCCTTGAAGATCTCCAATTGCGCATCTCCCTTGAACCGATACGCGACCTCAAAATAGACCTTACCGCCAATCGTACCCGAAACCGCAGCCGCGAAATACAATATATGTTCGAAGGTATGCCGGATACCCGCAGTGGTAACTTCTCTATGAGTATCATTTCTATCGGTAGCGCTTTCGAACGCCCCAGCGCCGGCGACGGTTACCATTCCGGTACATTCGAACGCTTCCGCCGCAACCTTGACGTTATCCGTGACCGTGTGGAATCCCAATTCCTCGGTGCACAATATCCGCGAGGCAGCGCCCTTGCCGGAAAGACATTCGATCCGGCAAACGGCACAATCAGTAAGCACTCACCGGATGTCATGATCCCTGCCTTCCTCGCCGCCTATACCGGAAGGAGCGCCCGGAACTCCGCCCTCGACTTCTTTCCCAGCCTGTTCTCCATGATGCCGAACTGGCGTATCACCTACACAGGACTTACCAAGATAGCATGGTTCAAAAAGAACTTCCGCAGTGTCAATCTGAATCATGCCTATCGCAGCACCTACAGCGTTGGCAGCTACAACACTTTCCAGAATTTCATGAGCTATATGGGTGATATAGGCTTTGTAGAAGACGTGCAATCAGGAAATCCTATCCCTTCATCGCGCTTTGACATCAGCATGGTATCCATTAACGAGCAATTCTCCCCCCTTATCGGTATGGATGCCACCCTCAAAAACGGACTTACCGCCAAAGTGGAATATAAAACCAGTCGTATATTAAACCTCAGCATGAGCGCTTGTCAACTGGTAGAAACCGCTTCCCGCGATTTCGTTATCGGCTTGGGATACAAGATTGTAAACTTCAACTTATTCAGTGGTCGGAATGTAAAAGACAGCAAGAATCGTGTCAGTCATGACCTTGCTCTCCGTGCAGATATTTCATTCCGCAACCAGTCCGCCCTCTGCCGGGACATCCAGCAAGGTTTTGCACAAGCTACCAATGGCAACAAAGCCCTAAAAATATCATGTTCGGCAGACTACACTCTGAGTCGCTTGTTAACCCTGCGCCTCTACTATGACCGCCAGCAAAATACCCCGTTAATATCCTCCAGTTCATATCCGGTAGTCAGTGCCGACTTTGGTTTCAGTATGAAATTCTCTCTCACGCGGTAA
- a CDS encoding DUF3843 family protein, which translates to MKQARIYMKRWLGINERSKQLSTDTWYLNFASQLLSLIDASPLYSKKFETEKVDTALSLAIYLQDAIAQSGGWKEFSNAYYGLYKSYLPFYTLTDEYLPDEINVEDISFIQWTLLSRYAIFEEDEVIIQNPHDPELIEFSQKIYDVMDTAFEEAPICDEPSSPIWVMGLDLLEMPLVPLPEITPGMTLKKDVENCLAYSKGEPLLYFTTYDELRRFFVEELKWEDKNESLLPELRDERNFVIYANAKGMLIAANVSYCFCDPRNPTYNTEKAAAKGYKLFTYPGTCPFDLLKYGMAKGLLPDIQLPFPGGKEVLHNNWDFIARYFLCEYYEGE; encoded by the coding sequence ATGAAACAAGCAAGAATTTATATGAAGCGTTGGTTAGGAATTAACGAACGCAGTAAACAACTCTCGACCGACACCTGGTATTTGAACTTCGCCAGTCAACTGCTATCTTTGATCGATGCATCCCCTTTATACAGTAAAAAGTTTGAAACAGAGAAAGTAGATACCGCCCTTTCACTAGCTATTTATCTGCAAGATGCCATCGCCCAGTCCGGTGGTTGGAAAGAGTTTTCCAATGCCTATTACGGATTGTACAAGTCCTATCTTCCTTTCTATACGCTGACCGACGAGTATCTTCCCGACGAAATCAATGTAGAGGATATCTCATTCATTCAGTGGACGCTCCTCTCCCGCTATGCCATCTTCGAAGAGGACGAAGTTATTATCCAGAATCCTCATGATCCTGAACTGATAGAATTCAGCCAAAAGATATATGATGTGATGGATACCGCCTTTGAAGAAGCTCCCATCTGCGACGAGCCGTCTTCTCCCATTTGGGTGATGGGACTTGATTTACTGGAAATGCCATTAGTGCCACTTCCCGAAATCACTCCCGGAATGACACTTAAAAAAGATGTGGAGAACTGCCTGGCTTACAGCAAAGGAGAACCGCTACTTTATTTTACCACCTACGATGAATTACGCCGTTTCTTTGTGGAAGAACTAAAATGGGAAGATAAAAATGAAAGTCTGTTGCCGGAATTAAGAGATGAAAGAAACTTTGTGATCTATGCCAATGCCAAAGGTATGCTGATTGCCGCTAATGTCTCTTATTGTTTCTGCGATCCACGCAATCCGACTTATAATACAGAAAAGGCAGCTGCCAAAGGATACAAATTATTCACTTATCCGGGTACCTGCCCCTTTGATCTCCTGAAATATGGTATGGCAAAAGGCCTGCTTCCTGATATTCAACTTCCCTTCCCTGGTGGAAAAGAGGTATTGCACAATAATTGGGACTTCATTGCACGATACTTCTTGTGTGAGTATTACGAAGGAGAGTGA
- a CDS encoding Xaa-Pro peptidase family protein, whose protein sequence is MLQPELKLRRDKIRVLMAQQEIDAALITCNVNLIYTYGRVVSGYLYLPLNAPARLFIKRPNNIEGEHILPIRKPEQLPDLLKECGLPLPAKLMLEGDELSYTEYTRLAACFPETTVVNGTPLIRKARSVKTDIEIEMFRRSGIAHTKAYEQIPSVYRPGMTDRQLSIEIERLMRLEGCLGIFRTFGQSMEIFMGSLLAGDNATAPAPYDFALGGEGLDPSIPIGANGALLQPGQSFMVDMGGNFYGYMGDMSRVFSIGKLPEKAYAVHQTCLDVQAAVIEKAKPGAVCEDLYNTAIDIVTKVGFADYFMGVGQKAKFIGHGIGLEINEAPVLAPRMKQELEPGMVFALEPKIVLPGVGPLGIENSWVVTADGVEKLTLCKEEIIEM, encoded by the coding sequence ATGTTACAACCGGAACTAAAATTAAGACGCGATAAAATACGTGTCTTGATGGCTCAACAAGAGATTGATGCCGCTCTTATCACTTGCAATGTAAACTTGATTTATACGTACGGACGCGTTGTCAGCGGCTATCTGTATTTACCGTTGAATGCTCCGGCACGCTTATTTATCAAACGTCCTAATAATATTGAAGGAGAACATATACTTCCTATCCGTAAGCCGGAACAATTGCCCGATTTACTGAAAGAATGCGGCCTGCCCTTGCCTGCGAAATTGATGTTGGAGGGAGACGAACTCTCTTATACGGAGTATACCCGTCTGGCAGCCTGCTTTCCTGAAACTACTGTTGTGAATGGTACTCCCCTGATTCGTAAGGCGCGTAGTGTAAAGACAGATATTGAGATTGAAATGTTCCGTCGTTCGGGTATTGCCCATACGAAGGCTTATGAACAGATTCCTTCTGTGTATCGACCGGGAATGACGGATCGTCAGTTGTCTATTGAAATAGAACGCCTGATGCGTTTGGAAGGTTGTCTGGGTATTTTCCGTACATTTGGTCAGAGTATGGAGATATTTATGGGGAGCTTGCTGGCTGGAGATAATGCTACTGCTCCTGCACCTTATGACTTTGCTTTGGGTGGTGAAGGACTTGATCCGTCTATACCTATCGGTGCAAACGGTGCATTGTTGCAACCCGGTCAGAGTTTTATGGTTGATATGGGTGGAAACTTCTATGGATACATGGGGGATATGAGCCGAGTATTCTCTATCGGCAAGTTACCGGAGAAGGCTTATGCTGTACATCAAACATGTCTGGATGTACAGGCAGCTGTGATTGAAAAGGCAAAACCGGGTGCTGTTTGCGAAGATCTCTATAATACAGCTATTGATATCGTAACGAAAGTCGGATTTGCCGATTACTTTATGGGAGTAGGACAGAAGGCGAAATTTATCGGTCATGGCATTGGCTTGGAGATCAACGAAGCTCCTGTACTGGCTCCGCGTATGAAGCAGGAATTAGAACCGGGTATGGTATTTGCTCTCGAACCTAAAATCGTATTGCCGGGTGTCGGTCCCCTGGGTATTGAAAACTCATGGGTAGTGACAGCAGACGGGGTAGAGAAGTTGACACTGTGCAAGGAAGAGATAATAGAAATGTAG
- the gdhA gene encoding NADP-specific glutamate dehydrogenase — MNIERIMSSLEAKHPGESEYLQAVKEVLLSIEDIYNQHPEFEKAKIIERLVEPDRIFTFRVTWVDDKGDVQTNLGYRVQFNNAIGPYKGGIRFHASVNLSILKFLGFEQTFKNALTTLPMGGGKGGSDFSPRGKSDGEIMRFCQAFMLELWRHLGPDMDVPAGDIGVGGREVGYMFGMYKKLTREFTGTFTGKGLEFGGSLIRPEATGFGGLYFVNQMLETKGIDIKGKTVAVSGFGNVAWGAATKATELGAKVITISGPDGYIYDPNGISGEKIDYMLELRASGNDIVAPYADEFPGSTFVAGKRPWEVKADIALPCATQNELNGDDARQLIENKVMCVGEISNMGCTPEAIDLFIEHKVMYAPGKAVNAGGVATSGLEMSQNAMHLSWSAAEVDEKLHAIMHGIHAQCVKYGTEPDGYINYVKGANIAGFMKVAHAMMGQGII; from the coding sequence ATGAATATCGAACGAATTATGTCCTCATTAGAGGCAAAGCATCCCGGCGAGTCTGAATATCTTCAAGCCGTAAAGGAAGTGCTTCTTTCCATCGAAGATATCTATAACCAGCATCCAGAGTTCGAGAAAGCTAAAATCATAGAACGCTTGGTTGAACCCGACCGTATCTTTACGTTCCGTGTTACTTGGGTGGACGACAAAGGTGATGTACAAACCAACCTTGGTTACCGTGTGCAATTCAACAATGCCATTGGCCCGTACAAAGGCGGTATTCGTTTCCATGCTTCCGTAAATCTTTCCATCCTTAAATTCTTAGGCTTCGAACAGACGTTTAAGAACGCGCTGACTACTCTGCCTATGGGTGGTGGTAAAGGTGGTTCCGACTTCTCTCCGCGCGGTAAGAGCGATGGTGAAATCATGCGCTTCTGCCAGGCATTCATGTTGGAGCTGTGGCGTCACCTTGGTCCGGATATGGATGTACCAGCCGGTGATATCGGTGTAGGCGGTCGTGAAGTGGGCTATATGTTCGGTATGTATAAGAAGTTAACCCGTGAATTTACTGGCACATTTACCGGAAAGGGTTTGGAATTCGGCGGTTCTCTGATTCGTCCTGAAGCTACAGGTTTCGGTGGATTGTACTTCGTGAACCAGATGTTAGAAACTAAAGGCATTGATATCAAAGGTAAGACCGTTGCTGTTTCCGGTTTCGGAAATGTAGCTTGGGGTGCCGCTACCAAAGCAACCGAACTGGGTGCGAAAGTGATTACTATCTCCGGTCCGGACGGATACATTTATGATCCGAATGGTATCAGTGGCGAAAAGATAGATTATATGCTTGAACTCCGTGCATCGGGCAATGATATAGTAGCTCCGTATGCAGACGAATTCCCCGGCTCTACATTTGTTGCCGGTAAGCGCCCTTGGGAAGTGAAAGCTGATATTGCACTGCCTTGTGCTACGCAAAATGAACTGAACGGTGATGATGCCCGTCAGTTGATTGAAAATAAAGTGATGTGTGTGGGTGAAATATCTAATATGGGCTGTACGCCGGAAGCTATCGACCTGTTCATCGAACATAAGGTGATGTATGCTCCGGGTAAGGCAGTCAATGCCGGTGGTGTTGCCACTTCCGGCTTGGAAATGTCGCAGAACGCAATGCACCTCAGTTGGAGTGCTGCCGAAGTGGACGAGAAACTGCACGCTATTATGCACGGCATTCATGCACAATGCGTAAAATATGGGACAGAACCTGACGGTTACATCAACTACGTGAAGGGAGCCAATATTGCAGGCTTCATGAAGGTGGCTCACGCAATGATGGGTCAGGGAATTATTTAA